The following proteins are co-located in the Haloarcula marismortui ATCC 43049 genome:
- a CDS encoding NOG1 family protein gives MSHPFEGLPTTPTAEELVDKAFSRASRAGGAKDGNEAQQSMLMTASNIASDNMENVVTAWPTIDDLDPFYVELADAVVGEAYPADDDPGIDALKQHLSEISWAADKVVEIRQEYESRVARGDIDTARKLRKQAFARIADVVEEVEDDLAAISTAHNALKDIPDIRPNEPAIVVAGYPNVGKSSFVNRVTRADNEIASYPFTTTQIRVGHFEDQRIRYQLVDTPGLLDRPPEDRNEIESQAVSALEHLADAVLVFIDPSGECGYPLADQLELRNAIEARFDVPVLTIANKSDLSTDVEADHYMSVTEDDNVDGVLQAAIDAVDYELELPFDE, from the coding sequence ATGAGCCATCCCTTCGAGGGTCTGCCGACGACGCCCACTGCCGAGGAGCTCGTGGACAAAGCCTTCTCGCGGGCGTCACGCGCCGGCGGGGCCAAGGACGGGAACGAAGCCCAGCAGTCGATGCTGATGACGGCGTCGAACATCGCCTCCGACAACATGGAGAACGTGGTGACCGCGTGGCCGACGATTGACGACCTCGACCCCTTCTACGTCGAACTCGCCGACGCCGTCGTCGGCGAGGCCTACCCCGCGGACGACGACCCCGGTATCGACGCGCTGAAACAGCACCTTTCGGAGATTTCGTGGGCCGCCGACAAGGTCGTCGAGATCCGTCAGGAGTACGAGAGCCGCGTCGCCCGCGGCGACATCGACACCGCCCGGAAGCTCCGCAAGCAGGCCTTCGCCCGTATCGCCGACGTCGTCGAAGAAGTCGAAGACGACCTCGCCGCTATCTCGACCGCGCACAACGCCCTCAAAGACATCCCCGACATCCGCCCGAACGAGCCAGCCATCGTCGTCGCCGGCTACCCCAACGTCGGTAAGTCGTCGTTCGTCAACCGCGTCACGCGGGCCGACAACGAGATCGCCTCGTATCCCTTCACGACGACGCAGATCCGCGTCGGCCACTTCGAGGACCAGCGTATCCGCTACCAGCTCGTCGACACGCCCGGCCTGCTCGACCGGCCGCCGGAAGACCGCAACGAGATCGAGTCACAGGCCGTGAGCGCGCTCGAACACCTCGCCGACGCTGTCCTCGTGTTCATCGACCCGAGTGGCGAGTGTGGCTATCCGCTCGCGGACCAGCTGGAACTGCGAAACGCCATCGAGGCGCGTTTCGACGTGCCCGTGCTGACCATCGCGAACAAGAGCGACCTCTCGACGGACGTCGAGGCTGACCACTACATGAGCGTCACCGAAGACGACAACGTCGACGGCGTGTTGCAGGCCGCTATCGACGCAGTGGATTATGAACTCGAACTGCCGTTTGACGAGTAG
- a CDS encoding TIGR00341 family protein, giving the protein MRLVQLLIPTGKRDAVLGVLTEEGIDYVLTDETSGREFTAVVTFPVPTNALEPVLEALRDVGINDDGYTVVVDANTVISSQFEEVEETYAEEEDEDRIAREELTSKAKDLAPSLSNYALMTIISAIIATAGLLLDSPAVVVGSMVIAPLIGPAMTANVGTVVDDNEMFARGVKLQAVGLGLAVASATAFALLVRYANVIPPLADVTAVGQIRERVAPDFLSLIVALGAGAAGVVSLTSGVSTALVGVMIAVALIPPAATVGIGIAWGQPLVSLGSAVLLLVNVLSINLAVLVGLWYQGYRPEHWFQESNARSATVKRIGVLAVSILVLSAFLGGVTLDSYQRATTESDIREGIEESVDPPASVLSVEVESTNTAIFQRPRRVVVTVGLPPDAEQPLLADQIDTVADDAAGRNVATEVHYVTVEQNG; this is encoded by the coding sequence GTGCGGCTGGTACAGCTACTAATTCCGACCGGGAAGCGAGACGCCGTTCTGGGCGTGTTGACCGAGGAAGGCATCGACTACGTGCTTACCGACGAGACGAGCGGTCGGGAGTTCACTGCTGTCGTCACCTTCCCAGTCCCGACTAATGCGCTTGAACCAGTCCTCGAAGCGTTGCGGGATGTCGGTATCAACGATGACGGCTATACCGTCGTCGTGGACGCGAACACTGTCATCTCTAGCCAGTTCGAGGAGGTAGAGGAGACGTACGCCGAGGAGGAAGACGAGGACCGCATCGCCCGCGAAGAACTCACATCGAAAGCAAAGGACCTCGCCCCCTCGCTGTCGAACTACGCGCTCATGACCATCATCAGCGCGATTATCGCGACCGCGGGGCTCCTGCTCGATTCCCCGGCCGTCGTCGTCGGTTCGATGGTGATTGCGCCCCTTATCGGGCCGGCGATGACCGCCAACGTCGGGACCGTCGTTGACGACAACGAGATGTTCGCCCGTGGCGTCAAACTTCAGGCTGTCGGGCTCGGACTTGCTGTCGCAAGTGCGACTGCATTTGCCCTGCTCGTCCGGTACGCTAACGTTATTCCGCCGCTCGCCGACGTGACCGCGGTTGGCCAGATACGCGAGCGGGTCGCCCCTGACTTCCTCTCGCTGATCGTCGCGCTTGGCGCTGGCGCGGCCGGCGTTGTCAGCCTCACCAGCGGCGTCTCGACGGCGCTCGTCGGCGTCATGATCGCCGTCGCGCTCATTCCGCCAGCGGCCACGGTCGGCATCGGCATCGCCTGGGGCCAGCCGCTCGTCAGTCTCGGGTCCGCCGTGCTTTTGCTGGTGAACGTTCTCTCAATCAACCTCGCAGTGCTCGTCGGGCTCTGGTACCAGGGCTACCGCCCGGAACACTGGTTTCAGGAGAGCAACGCACGGTCGGCGACTGTCAAACGCATCGGCGTCCTCGCCGTCTCGATACTCGTCCTGTCGGCGTTTCTGGGCGGCGTGACGCTGGACTCCTACCAGCGAGCGACGACGGAGTCGGACATCCGCGAGGGCATTGAGGAGAGCGTCGACCCGCCGGCGAGTGTCCTGTCGGTCGAAGTCGAGTCGACGAATACTGCAATTTTCCAGCGGCCGCGCCGCGTCGTTGTCACCGTCGGATTGCCGCCGGATGCGGAGCAACCACTACTTGCTGACCAGATCGATACCGTGGCCGACGACGCGGCCGGCCGAAACGTTGCGACGGAAGTCCACTACGTCACTGTTGAACAGAATGGCTGA
- the engB gene encoding GTP-binding protein EngB, translated as MFESRPDRDAEVVLIGRSNVGKSTLMREITGHTFDTGQRPGVTRSPNHFDWASADFVISDLPGFGFMKGVPEDVREEIKTDVVQYVERNAEHILVGILVVDGKSVIDIIDRHSGPDEIPHDVEMFHFLREVGVEPVVAVNKMDKVDDKDARLNELCDRLGLHPPWQQWQETIAPISAKHGSTEPLNEAVRHHLHEVQRDDLFQFF; from the coding sequence ATGTTCGAATCACGACCAGACCGGGACGCCGAGGTGGTGCTCATCGGTCGGTCAAACGTCGGGAAATCGACGTTGATGCGCGAGATAACGGGCCACACGTTCGACACGGGCCAGCGGCCCGGCGTCACGCGTTCGCCCAACCACTTCGACTGGGCCAGCGCCGACTTCGTTATCAGTGACCTCCCCGGCTTCGGGTTCATGAAGGGCGTCCCGGAAGACGTCCGCGAGGAAATCAAGACCGACGTGGTCCAGTACGTCGAGCGGAACGCCGAGCACATTCTTGTCGGCATTCTCGTCGTGGACGGTAAGTCGGTCATCGACATCATCGACCGTCACTCCGGTCCCGACGAGATTCCACACGACGTGGAGATGTTTCACTTCCTTCGGGAGGTTGGCGTCGAGCCGGTCGTCGCCGTCAACAAGATGGACAAGGTCGACGACAAGGATGCGCGGCTGAATGAACTCTGTGACCGCCTCGGACTGCACCCGCCGTGGCAGCAGTGGCAGGAGACTATCGCACCGATCAGCGCAAAGCACGGCTCCACCGAGCCACTGAACGAAGCCGTCCGACACCACCTCCACGAGGTCCAGCGGGACGACCTGTTTCAGTTCTTTTAA
- a CDS encoding SIMPL domain-containing protein — MVSRPLAIAGVLTLLVAGGVGFALADTGSVAPSTNSTVSVDADATVERAPDRATVAVAAVGRGETAEAARNNLSGDADAITSALEDEGATVTSSRFQIRPEYEESRDGREQVGYVAIHTVEAETSNVSTAGTFIDAAVDAGADRVEGVRYSLSEETRQDAREEALTTAMDNARTDAEVVAAAEDRSVGDAVTVQTSNHGRPVVYAEAMVADAGGRTNIQPGEVTVDASVSVTYELE; from the coding sequence ATGGTATCACGACCACTCGCAATCGCTGGTGTGCTGACATTGCTCGTCGCCGGTGGCGTCGGGTTCGCACTCGCAGACACCGGGTCCGTCGCACCGTCGACGAATTCGACCGTGAGTGTCGACGCCGACGCGACCGTCGAACGCGCGCCCGACCGTGCAACTGTCGCCGTTGCCGCCGTTGGCCGCGGTGAGACCGCCGAAGCGGCGCGCAACAATCTCAGCGGTGATGCCGACGCCATCACGTCGGCGCTGGAGGACGAGGGCGCAACCGTGACCTCCTCGCGGTTCCAGATCCGCCCCGAGTACGAGGAGAGCCGCGACGGTCGCGAACAGGTCGGCTACGTGGCGATTCACACCGTTGAAGCGGAAACGAGCAACGTTTCGACTGCCGGGACATTCATCGATGCTGCAGTCGACGCCGGCGCGGACCGCGTCGAGGGCGTCCGATACTCCCTGAGCGAGGAGACGCGACAGGACGCCCGTGAAGAAGCGCTGACGACTGCTATGGACAACGCCCGGACGGACGCCGAAGTCGTCGCCGCTGCGGAGGATCGGTCCGTCGGTGACGCAGTCACGGTCCAGACCAGTAACCACGGCCGCCCCGTCGTGTACGCGGAAGCGATGGTCGCCGATGCCGGCGGACGGACGAACATCCAGCCCGGCGAGGTCACTGTCGACGCCTCCGTTAGTGTCACGTACGAACTCGAGTAA